The following coding sequences lie in one Nitrospira sp. genomic window:
- a CDS encoding undecaprenyl-phosphate glucose phosphotransferase: protein MLKRHSQFLKSLLFCLDLGLICACWIGAYYLRFSEIMEPAPKGIPPLRNYLLLLVPIIAVWGMSFQAFDLYRPRRMGTRLSEFLDVAKANTLSVLILVALTFFLRQYEYSRLVLLYFWLLNLITLGFSRVLFREALRFLRRQGYNQRHALVIGTSRLGRRVVAALADHPELGVKVQGFLSADRRQVGERIYDLPVLGQYDDLQARVHSGVDIVFVCLPPEDEQWAEKMFGFLATTMVEVKVLPAMCEFVSLRAEAEMFEGLPLITLQGSPLHGWNLVVKRVLDVVGASAALVLFAPVLCAVAALVKITSPGPIFFRQLRMGLDGQAFEMLKFRSMKVDAESETGPVWTQPNDDRRTPIGAFLRRTSLDELPQFWNVLRGEMSIVGPRPERPEFIARFRETLPQYMLRHKMKAGITGWAQINGWRGNTSLEKRIEHDLYYIEHWSIWFDIKIMLLTFWRGFIHRHAY, encoded by the coding sequence ATGCTCAAGCGTCATTCGCAATTTCTCAAGAGCCTGCTGTTCTGTCTCGATCTGGGGCTGATCTGCGCTTGCTGGATCGGGGCCTACTATCTCCGGTTCTCGGAGATCATGGAGCCCGCGCCCAAGGGCATTCCCCCCCTGCGCAATTATCTGCTGTTGTTGGTCCCGATCATCGCGGTCTGGGGCATGTCGTTTCAGGCCTTTGACCTGTACCGTCCCCGGCGGATGGGCACGCGTCTGTCGGAGTTTCTGGATGTGGCCAAGGCCAACACCCTCTCGGTGCTCATTCTGGTGGCGCTGACGTTTTTTTTGAGGCAGTACGAATACTCCCGGCTCGTGCTGCTCTACTTCTGGCTGTTGAACCTCATCACATTGGGATTTTCCCGTGTATTGTTCCGGGAAGCGTTGCGGTTCCTTCGCCGCCAGGGCTACAACCAGCGGCATGCACTCGTCATTGGAACGAGCCGATTGGGCCGGCGTGTGGTGGCGGCCCTGGCCGACCATCCGGAGTTGGGGGTGAAGGTCCAGGGGTTTTTGAGCGCGGACCGCCGCCAGGTGGGGGAACGCATTTATGATCTGCCGGTGCTCGGCCAATATGATGATCTCCAGGCGCGGGTGCACTCGGGCGTCGATATCGTCTTTGTCTGCCTGCCTCCCGAAGACGAGCAATGGGCCGAAAAGATGTTCGGGTTCCTAGCGACCACCATGGTTGAAGTTAAGGTGCTGCCGGCCATGTGTGAGTTCGTCAGCTTGCGCGCCGAGGCCGAAATGTTCGAGGGGCTTCCCTTGATCACCTTGCAGGGCTCGCCTCTGCATGGCTGGAACCTCGTCGTCAAACGGGTGTTGGATGTGGTGGGCGCCTCAGCGGCCCTCGTCCTGTTTGCGCCGGTGTTGTGCGCGGTGGCGGCCCTGGTCAAGATCACGTCCCCCGGTCCGATCTTTTTTCGGCAGCTCCGGATGGGGCTCGATGGGCAGGCATTTGAAATGCTCAAGTTCCGTTCCATGAAGGTCGATGCGGAGTCGGAGACTGGGCCGGTGTGGACGCAGCCCAATGACGACCGGCGAACCCCGATCGGGGCCTTTTTGCGCCGGACGAGCCTGGACGAGCTGCCGCAATTCTGGAACGTGCTGCGCGGAGAGATGAGCATCGTCGGCCCCCGTCCGGAACGGCCGGAGTTTATTGCGCGGTTTCGCGAAACGCTGCCACAATACATGCTTCGCCACAAGATGAAAGCCGGGATCACCGGTTGGGCACAAATCAATGGCTGGCGGGGCAACACCTCTCTCGAAAAGCGCATCGAGCACGATCTTTACTATATCGAGCATTGGTCGATCTGGTTTGATATCAAGATCATGCTGCTGACCTTCTGGCGTGGATTCATCCACCGCCATGCCTACTGA
- a CDS encoding HAD hydrolase family protein produces the protein MFATDVDGVLTDAGMYYSESGDEWKKFHTRDGMGIKLLQKAGLITAIITQESTKIVMRRAQKLTIPEVHQGAFDKLTVLKDLIARHGLTMEQVAYIGDDVNDLQALAAVGFSACPADGIPQVQKTVRYICKKNGGEGAVREITDLILAAQQSR, from the coding sequence CTGTTCGCGACGGATGTTGATGGCGTGCTGACCGATGCCGGGATGTACTATTCCGAGTCCGGCGATGAGTGGAAAAAATTCCACACGCGTGACGGAATGGGGATCAAACTGCTGCAAAAGGCCGGCTTGATCACCGCGATCATCACGCAGGAATCCACGAAAATCGTCATGCGCCGCGCCCAGAAGCTGACGATCCCCGAAGTGCATCAAGGAGCGTTCGATAAGCTGACGGTGCTCAAGGATCTCATTGCCCGACACGGGCTCACCATGGAGCAGGTGGCCTATATCGGTGACGATGTGAATGATCTCCAGGCGCTGGCGGCGGTTGGATTTTCCGCCTGCCCTGCCGATGGGATTCCTCAGGTCCAAAAGACCGTCCGGTACATCTGCAAGAAAAATGGCGGCGAAGGAGCGGTGCGGGAAATTACCGACCTCATCCTGGCGGCGCAGCAATCCCGGTAG
- a CDS encoding mannose-1-phosphate guanylyltransferase/mannose-6-phosphate isomerase, with the protein MDMTRHLYPVILAGGSGTRFWPLSRHLYPKQLLRIIGNETLIQQTMRRVLSCASPDHVIISTNPGQADSIRVQLSEWKSDLQHNYVVEPVGRNTAPAIALVAAELVRRDPDAMMLVLPADHVVTGEKAFQAAVVLGAHLAEQGRLVTFGIKPTRPETGYGYIQPNRRIALGKKGRLTGHPVARFVEKPNRAKATQYLKDGNYFWNSGMFVWKAATILKEIRTHQPKLVKAIERVHALMSSGADPKEIEAAYKKVPSVSIDNGVMELSANAAMIPVGFGWSDVGNWSSLEEVAPRDKAGNVVSGRVIDMDSNNSVLYADRRVVATIGLSDMVVVDTPDATLICPKSRSQDVKQMVEILKQQGAPEHLEHLTVFRPWGSYTVLEEGPGYKVKRVTVNPGGRLSLQLHHKRSEHWVVIAGTARVTRGDELLDLRVGQSTAIPVETPHRLENLGNETLHIIEVQNGPYLGEDDIVRFKDDYGRTAHR; encoded by the coding sequence ATGGATATGACTAGGCATCTCTACCCTGTCATTTTGGCCGGGGGCAGCGGTACCCGGTTCTGGCCGCTGAGCCGGCATCTCTACCCCAAGCAACTGCTGCGCATTATCGGCAACGAAACGCTGATTCAGCAGACCATGCGGCGTGTGTTGTCCTGCGCCAGCCCTGATCACGTGATCATCTCCACCAATCCCGGACAGGCCGATTCCATTCGCGTGCAGTTGAGCGAATGGAAATCCGACCTGCAGCATAACTATGTGGTGGAACCGGTCGGTCGCAACACGGCTCCGGCCATCGCGTTAGTTGCGGCGGAATTGGTCCGGCGCGATCCCGATGCCATGATGCTGGTCTTGCCGGCGGACCATGTGGTCACGGGAGAAAAGGCTTTTCAGGCTGCCGTGGTGTTGGGTGCCCACCTTGCGGAGCAGGGGCGATTGGTGACCTTCGGGATCAAGCCGACCAGACCGGAAACCGGGTATGGCTATATTCAGCCAAATCGCCGAATTGCGCTGGGGAAGAAAGGGCGGCTGACCGGTCATCCGGTCGCGCGATTTGTGGAGAAACCGAATCGCGCCAAGGCGACGCAGTATCTGAAGGACGGCAATTACTTCTGGAACAGCGGCATGTTTGTCTGGAAGGCGGCCACCATTCTGAAAGAGATCCGGACGCATCAGCCCAAGTTGGTGAAAGCGATTGAGCGGGTTCACGCGTTGATGTCCTCCGGCGCCGATCCAAAGGAGATCGAGGCGGCCTACAAAAAGGTGCCGTCGGTCTCGATCGACAATGGCGTCATGGAGTTATCCGCGAATGCGGCAATGATTCCCGTCGGATTCGGCTGGTCGGATGTCGGTAATTGGAGCAGCCTGGAAGAGGTGGCGCCGCGCGACAAGGCCGGCAACGTGGTCAGCGGGCGAGTCATCGATATGGACAGCAACAATTCCGTGCTCTATGCCGACCGGCGGGTGGTGGCGACGATCGGCCTGTCGGACATGGTCGTGGTGGATACGCCGGATGCCACGTTGATCTGCCCAAAGTCTCGATCGCAGGACGTGAAGCAGATGGTTGAGATCCTCAAGCAGCAGGGTGCGCCGGAGCATCTGGAGCATCTGACGGTGTTTCGCCCTTGGGGCTCCTACACGGTGCTGGAAGAGGGCCCCGGATACAAGGTGAAGCGGGTGACGGTCAATCCAGGCGGCCGCCTGTCCCTGCAGTTGCATCACAAGCGGAGTGAACATTGGGTGGTGATCGCCGGAACGGCCCGGGTGACCAGGGGCGATGAGCTCTTGGATTTGCGGGTGGGGCAAAGTACGGCGATTCCTGTAGAGACGCCGCATCGCCTCGAAAATCTCGGGAACGAAACCCTGCACATCATCGAAGTGCAGAACGGTCCGTACCTCGGAGAAGACGACATCGTCCGGTTCAAAGACGACTATGGGCGAACGGCCCATCGGTAA